A DNA window from Maribellus comscasis contains the following coding sequences:
- a CDS encoding TerC/Alx family metal homeostasis membrane protein translates to MSIEIISTLLFLVFITAVLLVDLLLVGRKTHVISMREATVWSVIWISMGLAFYFVILHFGHLLHGIDSVDKLKEIVDKYNPYLQFKTSTFEAMLEEYKQSQAINYISGYFIEKTLSVDNIFVMLMILQSFSVPQKDYKMVLFWGILGAIVLRFVFIFAGVAIIQQFEWILLVFGAFLVFQGFKIFFEKDGHEKDPHDSWLFKYLSRHIKIHHNYEKEKFWFREHGKLIFTPLFVVLIMIEFSDVIFAFDSIPAIFAVSRDPFIVFFSNIFAILGLRSLFFLIANLVDKFRYLKPGIAVLLIFVGIKLLLHSKLKSWGFQPEYSLYFIAFVMTASIVLSIIFPKKDPADEPFSR, encoded by the coding sequence ATGAGCATCGAAATTATTTCAACTTTACTGTTTCTGGTCTTTATAACCGCTGTGTTACTTGTCGATTTATTGTTGGTTGGCCGAAAAACGCATGTTATTTCCATGCGCGAAGCAACAGTTTGGAGTGTTATATGGATTTCAATGGGACTGGCATTCTATTTTGTTATCCTCCATTTTGGCCATTTGCTTCACGGAATCGATTCGGTGGATAAACTCAAAGAAATTGTTGATAAATACAATCCTTACCTTCAGTTTAAAACCAGCACGTTTGAAGCGATGTTAGAGGAATACAAACAATCGCAGGCTATCAATTATATCTCCGGCTATTTTATTGAAAAAACACTTTCTGTCGATAATATTTTTGTGATGCTGATGATTCTTCAAAGTTTTTCGGTTCCTCAAAAAGACTATAAAATGGTACTTTTCTGGGGAATTCTCGGAGCCATTGTTTTGCGGTTTGTTTTTATTTTCGCCGGCGTGGCCATTATTCAGCAATTTGAATGGATATTGCTTGTTTTTGGTGCCTTCCTTGTGTTTCAGGGTTTTAAAATATTTTTTGAAAAAGACGGGCATGAAAAAGATCCGCACGATTCCTGGTTATTTAAATATTTAAGCCGTCACATCAAAATTCATCACAATTATGAAAAGGAAAAATTTTGGTTCAGGGAACACGGCAAACTGATATTTACACCATTGTTTGTGGTTCTGATTATGATTGAGTTTTCAGATGTTATTTTTGCCTTTGATTCTATCCCCGCAATTTTTGCTGTTTCCCGCGACCCGTTTATCGTTTTCTTTTCCAATATTTTTGCTATTCTCGGACTGCGTTCATTGTTTTTCCTCATTGCCAACCTGGTAGATAAATTCAGGTATTTAAAACCGGGAATTGCAGTTTTACTCATATTTGTCGGGATAAAACTGTTACTGCATTCCAAACTAAAATCCTGGGGATTCCAGCCCGAATATTCACTCTATTTTATTGCGTTTGTTATGACAGCAAGTATTGTTTTGTCGATTATTTTTCCTAAAAAAGATCCCGCAGATGAACCTTTTTCGCGATAA
- a CDS encoding HAD family hydrolase: MKLIPDNFNAVIFDMDGVLVNSEPFYFEVERQNFEKLGLNISDEEHQTFQGTATDLMWKRLKTKYKLPHSIPELVEMTNSIVSPYFESLENIEPMPGVKKLIQLLTKKGLPLAVASSSYPDVIALILKKTDLKKYFSVVVDSQMAGASKPEPDIFLLTAAKLGVSPEECLVIEDSTNGIKAAQKAGMKVVAFAGPGSEFQDQSEADWVIKDFEEMLG; encoded by the coding sequence ATGAAACTCATACCCGATAATTTTAACGCCGTTATTTTTGATATGGACGGAGTACTCGTCAACTCCGAACCGTTTTATTTTGAAGTTGAAAGACAAAACTTTGAAAAGCTGGGATTGAATATTTCCGATGAAGAACACCAGACTTTCCAGGGAACCGCCACCGACCTGATGTGGAAAAGGCTAAAAACAAAATACAAACTGCCGCATTCGATTCCCGAACTGGTAGAAATGACCAATTCGATTGTAAGCCCTTATTTTGAATCGCTCGAAAATATCGAACCCATGCCCGGTGTTAAAAAATTAATTCAACTTTTAACTAAAAAAGGTTTGCCGCTGGCCGTGGCATCATCGTCTTATCCGGATGTGATTGCGTTAATTCTAAAAAAAACGGATTTAAAAAAATACTTTAGTGTGGTGGTTGACAGCCAGATGGCAGGAGCAAGCAAACCCGAACCTGATATTTTTCTTCTGACAGCTGCAAAACTGGGAGTCTCGCCCGAAGAATGCCTGGTTATTGAAGACTCCACCAACGGGATAAAAGCTGCCCAAAAAGCCGGAATGAAAGTGGTCGCTTTTGCCGGTCCAGGTTCTGAGTTTCAGGATCAAAGTGAGGCTGATTGGGTGATTAAAGATTTTGAGGAGATGCTTGGATGA
- a CDS encoding S9 family peptidase: MKKLFILWFVFVAALTANAQQTSKITFEDIFTKGTFRARSVSGLNSMNDGDHYTTLEGRGTKIVKFSYKTGEQVDVVFDITQVPDAPVSSFMSYEFSDDETKILLTTDIKRIYRHSYTAEYYVWNSITEELARLSEKGAQQLATFSPDGDRVAFVRENNLFIKNLRFGSESQVTYNGKKNEIINGAPDWVYEEEFGFNKAFWWSPDSKFLAFIRFDETEVPEFTMPLYAGESPAMEENKLYPGEETFKYPKAGEKNSVVTAQVYEIRSKTTIPVDLGEETDIYIPRLNWSPDANDLVVMRLNRRQNQMDIFLANPYTGDSRPLITEKNDRYISEDFLDAFTFLDNGNFVIISERNGWSHIYLYDRQGFELGQITDGEFDVTDFYGYDESKKVFYYQAAAESPLRREVYFISQDKKKSGKISQLEGTNSVVFSKNFKYYINYFSNNTTPTFITLHENRKGEQIRVLQDNTVLKNTLKTFDIPQKEFFTFTTSEGVELNGYMIKPAGFDTNKKYPVFMTQYSGPNSQSVSDSWGGVGWNHYLAQEGFLVVCVDPRGTAARGENFRKITYLQLGKYESDDQVEAAKYLGTLPYVDKNNIAIFGWSYGGFMTCLALEKGGDLFKAGIAVAPVTSWRFYDTIYTERYMRTPQQNPEGYDDNSPLSHAGDITGRLLIIHGSADDNVHAQNTFEFTEKMVQEGVQFDMAIYTNRNHGIRGGNTTMHLYTKMTNFLKDQLQ, encoded by the coding sequence ATGAAAAAGCTTTTTATTTTATGGTTTGTTTTTGTTGCAGCGCTTACAGCCAATGCCCAGCAAACTTCTAAAATTACCTTTGAAGATATTTTTACAAAAGGAACTTTTCGTGCCCGGTCTGTTTCCGGGCTAAACTCGATGAATGACGGCGATCATTACACTACGCTGGAAGGAAGAGGGACAAAAATTGTAAAGTTCAGTTATAAAACAGGAGAACAGGTAGATGTAGTTTTTGATATTACACAGGTCCCGGATGCCCCTGTTTCCAGCTTTATGAGTTATGAATTTAGCGACGATGAGACCAAAATACTTTTAACTACTGATATTAAAAGAATTTACCGCCACTCGTATACTGCCGAATACTATGTTTGGAATTCGATAACCGAAGAACTTGCCCGGCTTTCGGAAAAAGGAGCGCAGCAACTGGCAACTTTCTCTCCCGATGGAGATCGGGTTGCTTTTGTTCGCGAGAACAACCTTTTTATCAAAAACCTGCGTTTTGGAAGTGAAAGCCAGGTAACTTATAATGGCAAAAAAAATGAGATTATAAATGGCGCCCCCGACTGGGTTTATGAGGAAGAGTTTGGGTTTAATAAAGCTTTCTGGTGGTCGCCCGACAGCAAATTTCTGGCTTTTATTCGTTTTGATGAAACGGAAGTACCCGAATTTACCATGCCTCTGTATGCAGGTGAAAGTCCAGCTATGGAAGAAAATAAACTATATCCCGGGGAAGAGACATTTAAATACCCGAAAGCCGGAGAAAAAAACTCGGTTGTTACTGCTCAGGTTTATGAGATCCGGTCAAAAACAACCATTCCTGTTGATTTGGGAGAAGAAACTGATATTTATATTCCCCGTTTAAACTGGTCGCCCGATGCCAACGATTTAGTAGTAATGCGCCTGAATCGCCGGCAAAACCAGATGGATATTTTTCTGGCCAATCCGTATACCGGAGACAGCCGTCCTCTGATTACCGAGAAAAACGATCGTTACATATCTGAAGATTTCCTCGATGCATTTACATTTTTGGATAACGGAAACTTTGTAATTATCAGTGAACGTAATGGCTGGTCGCATATCTATTTGTATGATCGGCAGGGATTTGAACTGGGACAGATTACTGATGGAGAATTTGATGTTACCGATTTTTACGGCTACGATGAATCCAAAAAAGTGTTTTATTATCAGGCTGCTGCTGAATCGCCGCTTCGCCGCGAAGTATATTTTATCAGTCAGGATAAAAAGAAATCGGGTAAAATTTCGCAACTGGAAGGAACAAACAGTGTAGTTTTCAGTAAAAATTTCAAATACTACATCAACTATTTCAGCAACAATACAACTCCAACATTTATTACCCTTCATGAAAACCGCAAGGGGGAACAAATCAGAGTACTGCAGGACAATACGGTTTTAAAGAACACCTTAAAAACCTTCGATATTCCACAAAAAGAGTTTTTCACCTTTACTACTTCGGAAGGTGTGGAATTAAACGGTTACATGATTAAACCGGCGGGATTTGACACCAATAAGAAATATCCTGTATTTATGACCCAATACAGCGGACCAAACTCGCAAAGCGTATCCGACTCATGGGGTGGTGTGGGCTGGAACCATTACCTCGCACAGGAAGGTTTTCTGGTGGTGTGTGTTGACCCGAGAGGAACAGCAGCCCGTGGAGAAAATTTCAGAAAAATTACCTATCTGCAACTGGGCAAATACGAATCGGATGACCAGGTGGAAGCCGCAAAATATTTAGGTACCCTCCCTTATGTTGACAAAAACAACATTGCCATCTTTGGCTGGAGCTACGGCGGTTTTATGACCTGTCTGGCACTGGAAAAAGGCGGCGACCTGTTTAAAGCCGGAATTGCCGTTGCCCCCGTTACAAGCTGGCGTTTTTACGACACCATATATACTGAACGTTATATGCGTACGCCACAACAAAATCCGGAAGGCTATGATGACAATTCTCCCCTTTCGCACGCAGGAGATATCACCGGAAGACTACTGATAATTCATGGCTCGGCAGATGATAACGTGCATGCGCAGAACACATTCGAGTTTACAGAAAAGATGGTTCAGGAAGGGGTTCAGTTTGACATGGCTATTTATACCAACCGCAATCACGGAATACGCGGAGGCAACACAACGATGCATTTGTACACCAAAATGACCAACTTTTTGAAAGACCAGTTACAATAA
- a CDS encoding M20 metallopeptidase family protein produces the protein MNSKLFTLFILILVHSGVFAQVVEKINKEAGKQTISMLELCYDLHRNPELSFQEFKTSKKMAAELEKAGFEVTRNFGGNNVVGILKNGDGPVVMLRTDMDALPVEEKTGFEFASTQTSKNTNGEDVPVMHACGHDVHMSVWAGTIHTLAALKDQWKGTLLVIAQQAEEFSGGAGLAIETGLFQKFPTPDYAMAYHINPELESGSIGLVGGPVFAGVKTVEITVHGKGGHGAYPEKCIDPIVIASRIVLDLQTIVSREISPLEPIVVTVGSIHGGTRPNIIPDEVKMELTLRYYSDEAIEKVIAAINRISKSAALTAGMPEDKLPLVEVSPADTPPVLNNPDLSKKIHSFASEIINGKNIVEVSPAMVGEDFGKYGRTPENIPICLIWLGSTSPELMQELETKGEKPAPLHSPLLHPDYEKTIKTGIKVMAGNVIGLLSTK, from the coding sequence ATGAATTCAAAATTATTTACACTTTTTATATTGATACTTGTCCATTCGGGCGTATTTGCGCAGGTAGTTGAAAAAATAAACAAAGAAGCAGGAAAACAAACCATATCGATGCTGGAGCTTTGTTACGATTTGCACAGGAATCCGGAATTGTCGTTTCAGGAATTTAAAACCTCAAAAAAGATGGCTGCAGAACTGGAAAAAGCCGGTTTTGAAGTTACCCGTAACTTTGGGGGTAACAATGTAGTGGGAATCCTGAAAAACGGAGATGGTCCTGTTGTGATGCTACGCACCGATATGGATGCGCTGCCCGTGGAGGAGAAAACCGGTTTTGAATTTGCCAGCACACAAACTTCAAAAAATACAAACGGAGAAGACGTTCCGGTGATGCACGCCTGTGGGCACGATGTTCACATGTCGGTATGGGCCGGAACCATACATACCCTGGCTGCATTAAAAGACCAGTGGAAAGGAACCCTACTTGTAATTGCCCAGCAGGCCGAGGAATTTAGCGGCGGTGCCGGACTCGCTATTGAAACCGGCTTATTTCAGAAATTCCCGACACCCGACTATGCAATGGCTTACCATATCAACCCTGAATTGGAATCCGGAAGCATCGGGCTTGTGGGCGGACCTGTGTTTGCCGGTGTAAAGACCGTTGAAATTACCGTTCACGGAAAAGGTGGCCACGGAGCGTACCCTGAAAAATGTATCGACCCGATTGTAATTGCTTCCCGGATTGTTCTTGATTTACAAACCATTGTAAGCCGTGAAATCAGCCCGCTTGAACCGATTGTGGTTACCGTTGGTTCCATTCACGGCGGAACACGCCCCAACATTATTCCCGATGAAGTAAAAATGGAACTCACCCTGCGTTATTATTCCGATGAAGCCATCGAAAAAGTAATTGCAGCAATTAACAGAATAAGTAAATCAGCAGCATTAACAGCCGGAATGCCGGAAGATAAGTTGCCATTGGTTGAGGTTTCTCCGGCCGATACCCCTCCGGTTTTGAATAATCCGGATTTAAGCAAAAAAATTCACAGTTTCGCTTCCGAAATAATCAACGGTAAAAACATTGTAGAAGTTTCTCCGGCTATGGTGGGGGAAGATTTTGGTAAATATGGCCGCACACCCGAAAATATACCCATTTGTTTGATATGGCTGGGAAGTACAAGCCCGGAACTAATGCAGGAACTTGAAACCAAAGGTGAAAAACCGGCTCCGCTCCATTCGCCTCTCCTTCATCCCGACTACGAAAAAACCATTAAAACAGGTATAAAAGTTATGGCAGGCAACGTGATTGGCTTGTTGAGTACAAAGTAG
- a CDS encoding response regulator transcription factor: MKYVTEPELITAGKCNLQMIESGILKKKYSLKEISEILPGIIHVNAVDDFSIHFINKYGEEKYGMASEEIAAEGEKFIQRIFEPGTLEVFSEPLIQMIQEDDRSQVISFFQKVELNKNVGYKWLLTTSKILKGRNEFISVSQELSGMDGSIRAVTKLLDDNLYLRKNIKKFGSLTKREKQILKLVTRGLSTKQVAEKLFLSPQTVKTHRKNISKKLDLKRIIDWEYFVNVFEI, encoded by the coding sequence ATGAAATATGTAACCGAACCGGAGCTGATAACAGCAGGGAAATGTAACCTGCAGATGATCGAGAGCGGAATTTTAAAAAAAAAGTATTCACTTAAAGAAATTTCTGAAATTTTACCCGGAATTATTCATGTAAACGCTGTCGACGATTTTTCCATTCATTTTATTAATAAATATGGTGAAGAGAAATACGGGATGGCAAGTGAAGAAATTGCCGCAGAAGGAGAAAAGTTTATTCAGCGGATTTTTGAACCCGGAACGCTTGAAGTATTCTCGGAACCTTTAATACAAATGATTCAGGAAGATGATCGTTCACAAGTGATTTCTTTTTTTCAGAAAGTGGAGCTAAATAAAAATGTTGGTTACAAGTGGCTGCTAACAACATCCAAAATTTTGAAAGGCCGAAACGAATTTATTTCTGTTTCACAGGAGCTCTCCGGCATGGACGGTTCAATCCGAGCTGTTACCAAATTACTCGACGATAATCTTTATCTTCGAAAAAACATAAAAAAGTTTGGGAGCCTTACCAAACGCGAAAAACAGATATTGAAGCTGGTTACCCGGGGATTGTCGACCAAACAGGTCGCCGAAAAGTTGTTTTTGTCGCCGCAAACCGTTAAAACACACCGCAAAAACATCAGTAAAAAGCTTGATCTAAAACGCATTATCGACTGGGAGTATTTCGTTAATGTGTTTGAAATTTAG
- a CDS encoding PKD domain-containing protein, producing MRDFKGLLLVFGIILMSNSWLKAAPANKENLGFETGNFSGWKGYTWVYRTDDPSLSTDRVEGIVNGRHTIMSDQTAYDENTGGGLKIIPEGYKYSAKLGSVQKGGQHQSLSYTIKIDSTNALLVWKFAVVLQDPENNHEKYEEPRFMITLLDENGDTIPDCTNYDVYATDARISGFQTYYPTGSNEPIVWRDWTTVGANLLPYYGQTVTIEFMSADCTHKNHYGYGYFVLDCMPLIITVDYCTGDSKATLSAPSGFSSYLWKDAGGNTVDTVQNLLVDNPQEGEMFICEMESETGCSVTLSSEIARYEQEAEFTAQMLDCFSNKVKFTNLSTHTRGTLTYLWDFGDGNTSEEKDPVYKFKTSGIHRVALILYNPPSGCIDTLYKEVESFSPPLVGFKGYTTYCPGAGTELVAYGAFSYEWSTGETDSVIYLGAPGGEYWFLGRSSEGCVSDSMYFTVSEEPDWLFSVSGDTFLCQGTTGFLYAEGAVDYLWNTGDTIDSILVYKEGNYRIAGKNARGCSKELEVTVTEVPIPDIDFTLSAHSINSRHNSVKCSAVSADDNVTFLWDMGDGTITNTPRFTHYYLETSELITYDVNVTLTNEYGCGITKSTYVNVDLFVPNVFTPNNDGVNDYFMSGYDLKIVDAHGVVLYRGLDGWDGYYKGKKADPDTYFYILNYTDAYDGNRLKRGYITLER from the coding sequence ATGAGAGATTTTAAAGGCTTATTACTGGTTTTTGGTATAATTTTAATGTCAAATAGCTGGTTGAAGGCAGCCCCTGCAAATAAAGAAAATCTGGGATTTGAGACTGGCAATTTTTCAGGATGGAAAGGTTACACCTGGGTATACCGTACTGATGACCCGTCCCTTTCAACCGACAGAGTTGAGGGAATTGTTAATGGCAGGCATACCATCATGAGCGACCAGACGGCTTATGACGAAAATACCGGGGGTGGGCTGAAGATTATTCCCGAGGGGTACAAATATTCTGCAAAACTAGGTTCAGTTCAAAAAGGCGGGCAACATCAAAGTCTTTCGTACACCATTAAAATTGATTCCACAAATGCACTGCTTGTGTGGAAATTTGCGGTTGTTTTACAAGACCCGGAAAATAATCACGAGAAATACGAGGAACCACGGTTTATGATAACCCTGCTGGACGAAAACGGGGATACAATTCCGGATTGTACCAACTATGATGTATATGCGACCGATGCCCGGATCAGTGGTTTTCAAACCTACTATCCGACAGGTTCGAATGAGCCAATTGTGTGGCGCGACTGGACAACAGTAGGGGCCAATCTCCTTCCTTATTACGGACAAACAGTAACAATTGAATTTATGAGCGCCGATTGTACCCATAAAAATCATTACGGGTATGGTTATTTTGTATTGGATTGTATGCCGCTTATAATAACTGTTGATTATTGTACAGGGGATTCAAAGGCCACCCTCTCTGCTCCTTCGGGATTTAGTTCTTATTTATGGAAAGATGCAGGCGGCAACACAGTAGATACCGTTCAAAATTTGTTGGTCGATAATCCGCAGGAAGGAGAAATGTTTATTTGTGAAATGGAATCTGAAACCGGTTGTTCGGTGACGCTTTCTTCTGAAATTGCACGTTATGAGCAGGAAGCTGAATTTACAGCCCAAATGCTTGATTGTTTTTCCAATAAAGTAAAGTTTACTAATCTTTCCACACATACAAGAGGTACCTTGACTTATCTTTGGGATTTTGGAGACGGAAATACTTCGGAAGAAAAAGATCCCGTTTATAAATTTAAAACTTCCGGTATACATCGTGTCGCACTTATTCTTTATAATCCACCGTCAGGATGCATCGATACATTGTATAAAGAAGTGGAATCCTTTTCACCTCCTTTGGTAGGATTTAAGGGATACACAACGTATTGTCCGGGGGCTGGCACCGAGCTTGTTGCCTATGGAGCATTTAGCTATGAATGGAGCACCGGCGAAACTGATTCGGTAATTTATTTGGGGGCTCCGGGGGGAGAATACTGGTTTTTAGGCCGCTCGTCGGAAGGCTGTGTTTCTGATTCAATGTATTTTACTGTTTCTGAAGAGCCCGACTGGCTGTTTTCGGTTTCAGGAGATACTTTTCTTTGTCAGGGAACCACCGGTTTTTTGTACGCTGAGGGGGCGGTCGATTACCTATGGAACACAGGCGATACAATCGATTCAATTCTGGTGTATAAGGAAGGAAATTACAGGATCGCAGGGAAAAATGCACGAGGATGCTCAAAAGAATTGGAAGTTACAGTTACCGAGGTGCCCATCCCCGACATTGATTTTACACTTTCGGCACATTCAATAAACAGCCGGCATAACTCAGTGAAATGCTCTGCTGTTTCTGCTGATGACAATGTTACTTTTCTCTGGGATATGGGGGATGGGACCATAACAAATACTCCCCGTTTTACCCATTATTATCTGGAAACTTCCGAATTAATAACCTACGATGTAAATGTTACCCTTACAAACGAGTACGGTTGTGGTATTACCAAATCGACTTATGTAAACGTAGATTTGTTTGTTCCCAATGTTTTTACACCGAATAACGACGGTGTGAATGATTATTTTATGAGCGGCTACGATCTTAAAATTGTTGACGCCCACGGAGTTGTGTTATATCGAGGGCTGGACGGATGGGACGGTTATTACAAAGGGAAAAAGGCAGACCCGGATACCTACTTTTATATTTTGAATTATACCGACGCTTATGATGGGAACAGGTTGAAAAGAGGATACATTACACTTGAACGATAG
- a CDS encoding response regulator transcription factor → MKRHRTEKEILTDSQLSLFKLEKGLQQQKYSIKEVGELLPGMLHLNRSDDLVLSYFNSWALNRFEKTVDEILELGLEFMVSIFEPGTAFLFSKSLVQFLNENDGSSSHGFFQKLRFNTKREYEWMYTTSKLFFDRNFVFSYSTPISDLETNNRFLLQNLEDNLFLRKNFLKFQSLTKREKEILKLVASSLTSRQIAEQLYLSKATVSTHRKHITQKLELTNINDWIRYSNAFNL, encoded by the coding sequence ATGAAGCGGCACCGGACAGAAAAAGAAATACTAACCGATAGTCAACTCTCGCTTTTTAAGCTTGAAAAAGGGCTTCAGCAACAAAAATATTCCATTAAAGAAGTCGGAGAGTTGTTGCCGGGAATGCTTCATCTAAACCGTTCTGATGATCTGGTATTGTCATATTTTAATTCATGGGCACTAAATCGTTTTGAAAAAACAGTGGATGAAATACTGGAGCTTGGGCTTGAATTTATGGTTTCCATTTTTGAACCCGGAACAGCGTTTCTGTTCAGCAAGTCGCTGGTTCAGTTTTTAAATGAAAATGACGGTAGCTCCAGCCATGGTTTTTTTCAGAAACTCAGATTTAATACAAAAAGAGAATATGAGTGGATGTATACTACTTCGAAGTTGTTTTTTGACCGTAATTTTGTTTTTTCTTATTCAACGCCAATCAGTGATTTGGAAACCAACAACCGCTTTTTACTTCAAAACCTTGAAGACAATCTTTTTCTTCGCAAAAACTTCCTCAAATTCCAGTCGTTAACCAAACGCGAAAAAGAGATTCTGAAACTGGTTGCCAGTAGTTTAACAAGTCGTCAGATTGCAGAACAATTGTATCTTTCAAAAGCAACGGTTTCTACTCATCGCAAACACATTACACAAAAACTCGAATTGACAAATATCAACGATTGGATCCGTTATTCCAATGCATTCAATCTGTAA
- a CDS encoding DUF4252 domain-containing protein: protein MKRNIFFIFAALLILSSCSGYDPGVSEAFMKYRLKEGVTTITVPGWVIRMASRFGDLDKEEREILQSIDKVRVLTVENEDLNARINLHEEFYNGINRKRDYEELLVIHENDEDVTIFGKMDDNVIKEMVILVGGDDNVLVYLKGEIKPELLDDKIDLSHPDKFLSLDF, encoded by the coding sequence ATGAAACGGAATATATTTTTCATATTTGCAGCGCTGCTGATTTTAAGCTCATGCAGTGGCTATGACCCCGGAGTTTCTGAAGCTTTCATGAAATACCGCTTAAAGGAAGGAGTTACCACTATCACCGTTCCCGGCTGGGTAATTCGCATGGCTTCACGTTTTGGCGATCTTGACAAAGAGGAACGCGAAATCCTGCAAAGCATTGATAAAGTTCGGGTACTTACCGTAGAAAATGAAGATTTAAATGCACGTATAAATCTGCATGAAGAATTTTACAATGGCATTAATCGCAAACGCGACTACGAGGAGCTTCTTGTTATTCATGAAAACGACGAAGACGTAACTATTTTTGGAAAAATGGATGACAACGTGATAAAAGAAATGGTTATTCTGGTTGGCGGCGACGATAATGTGCTGGTCTATTTAAAAGGAGAAATAAAACCCGAATTGCTGGATGATAAAATAGATTTGTCACATCCCGATAAATTTCTTTCACTCGACTTTTAG
- a CDS encoding PorP/SprF family type IX secretion system membrane protein — protein sequence MKKAFYIISGILFALQFHSFGQSEIITTTHWYNRAGYNPASIARDGYIYFFSDVRKQWIGIEGSPTVYNIQASGYSDSKQSAYGISMVKYDVGLTTALNPSLQFAYRVKIEKDLDLSFGLSMGVYTRRIKASAYEAETINDPVLDYTDQRFISPDANVGAELQGEYFFCGLSSTHLFSIWKPDDLFLITNHNYAYAFYKNTDSELYNIMTGLQVANRRNITVVEGTAIIRFKRKTGLVRGPVELFDLGISASSVKRISFISGINITSNMRCGYSCDFYLGNTFSQYGTHEIMLEYRIPLNVGRDYDWY from the coding sequence ATGAAAAAAGCCTTTTATATCATTTCCGGAATTCTTTTTGCTTTACAATTTCACTCTTTCGGGCAATCCGAAATTATCACAACAACTCACTGGTACAACCGTGCAGGTTATAACCCTGCTTCCATAGCCCGCGACGGATATATTTATTTTTTTTCGGATGTGAGAAAGCAATGGATAGGAATCGAAGGCTCGCCAACGGTGTACAATATTCAGGCTTCAGGATATTCCGATAGTAAACAATCAGCTTACGGTATTTCTATGGTGAAATATGATGTTGGATTAACTACGGCGCTAAATCCTTCGTTACAATTCGCATATCGTGTAAAAATAGAAAAAGATTTGGATTTGTCTTTTGGGCTTTCAATGGGAGTTTATACCCGAAGAATAAAAGCTTCGGCTTACGAAGCCGAAACAATTAACGATCCTGTACTTGATTATACAGACCAAAGATTTATTTCACCCGATGCAAATGTAGGTGCCGAGTTACAGGGAGAATATTTTTTTTGCGGCCTGTCATCAACTCATTTGTTTTCGATATGGAAACCCGACGACCTTTTTTTGATTACAAACCACAATTATGCTTACGCATTTTATAAGAATACCGATTCAGAGCTTTACAATATTATGACCGGATTGCAGGTGGCCAACAGAAGAAATATTACTGTTGTTGAAGGGACTGCAATAATCCGTTTTAAAAGAAAGACCGGACTGGTAAGGGGGCCGGTTGAACTTTTCGACTTGGGCATTTCTGCAAGTTCAGTTAAGCGGATATCTTTTATCAGCGGAATAAACATTACCTCAAATATGCGATGTGGTTATTCCTGCGATTTTTACCTTGGAAATACTTTTAGTCAATACGGGACTCATGAAATTATGTTGGAGTACCGGATTCCGTTAAACGTTGGAAGAGACTACGACTGGTATTAA
- a CDS encoding DUF502 domain-containing protein — protein sequence MKRISSYFLQGILLVAPVAITIYILYAILKTVDSWLVENIKPILGFYVPGLGVLILFVALTILGFIGQTTVFKPLKKIAGKIILKIPILNLLYSSLNDLFSAFMGKEKKFNVPVKVRFNKENNLWKLGFITKESLDEFELSEMAAVYFPHSYNFSGELYLVPSEQIETLNLSPAEVMKFIVSGGVTRIEAIEK from the coding sequence ATGAAAAGAATAAGTAGTTACTTTTTGCAGGGAATCCTTCTGGTGGCGCCGGTAGCCATCACCATTTATATTTTGTACGCCATTTTAAAAACAGTTGATAGCTGGCTGGTAGAAAATATAAAACCAATTTTAGGATTTTATGTTCCCGGGCTGGGAGTTTTGATTTTGTTTGTTGCGCTTACCATTCTTGGATTTATCGGGCAGACAACAGTTTTTAAACCACTCAAAAAAATTGCAGGAAAGATCATTCTGAAAATACCGATTTTAAATTTGCTCTACTCGTCGTTAAACGATTTATTTTCGGCTTTTATGGGAAAAGAAAAAAAATTTAATGTGCCTGTAAAAGTCCGTTTTAACAAAGAAAACAATTTGTGGAAATTGGGGTTTATTACCAAAGAATCGTTAGATGAATTTGAATTATCAGAAATGGCAGCTGTATATTTTCCACATTCCTACAATTTTTCCGGCGAATTGTACCTGGTACCTTCGGAGCAAATCGAAACGCTGAATTTATCTCCGGCCGAGGTTATGAAATTTATAGTATCGGGAGGTGTTACACGTATTGAAGCAATTGAAAAATGA